One Micromonospora eburnea genomic region harbors:
- a CDS encoding RtcB family protein, translating into MGFTPLAGTRAPVRVWTDPYAIEAQAARQLRNIGALPWVHGVAVMPDVHFGKGATVGSVIAMRQAVSPAAVGVDIGCGMSAVRTSLTAADLPDDLAGLRTAIEAAIPVGFAMRDDAVDPRRIRGLEQRGWDDFWRRFATLDRRVAQLETRAQRQLGTLGGGNHFIEVCLERGGPDDGQVWLMLHSGSRNIGKELAERHMAVARRLPHNVDLPDRDLAVFLAGTPEMDAYRRDLWWAQEYARRNRAVMLALLCGVVRDEFPHVTFDEPISCHHNYVAEETYGGVDVLVTRKGAIRAGKDDLGIIPGSMGTGSYIVRGKGNPDAYCSASHGAGRRMSRGQAKRTYSTADLAEQTAGVECRKDAGVVDEIPGAYKDITQVMAQQEDLVEVVAHLKQVVCVKG; encoded by the coding sequence ATGGGTTTCACCCCGCTGGCCGGTACCCGGGCGCCGGTCCGGGTCTGGACCGACCCGTACGCCATCGAGGCGCAGGCGGCCCGGCAGCTGCGCAACATCGGCGCGCTGCCCTGGGTGCACGGGGTCGCCGTCATGCCGGACGTGCACTTCGGCAAGGGCGCCACCGTCGGTTCGGTCATCGCGATGCGGCAGGCCGTGTCGCCGGCCGCGGTCGGCGTCGACATCGGCTGCGGCATGTCGGCGGTACGCACCTCGCTCACCGCCGCCGACCTGCCCGACGACCTCGCCGGGCTGCGTACGGCGATCGAGGCGGCCATCCCGGTCGGTTTCGCCATGCGTGACGACGCGGTCGACCCGCGCCGGATCCGCGGCCTGGAGCAGCGCGGCTGGGACGACTTCTGGCGGCGCTTCGCCACCCTCGACCGGAGGGTGGCGCAGCTGGAGACCCGGGCCCAGCGCCAGCTCGGCACCCTCGGCGGCGGTAACCACTTCATCGAGGTCTGCCTGGAGCGGGGTGGCCCGGACGACGGCCAGGTCTGGCTGATGCTGCACTCCGGGTCCCGCAACATCGGCAAGGAACTGGCCGAGCGGCACATGGCGGTGGCCCGTCGCCTGCCGCACAACGTCGACCTGCCCGACCGGGACCTCGCGGTGTTCCTCGCCGGCACGCCGGAGATGGACGCCTACCGCCGGGACCTCTGGTGGGCGCAGGAGTACGCGCGCCGCAACCGGGCCGTCATGCTCGCCCTGCTCTGCGGGGTGGTGCGCGACGAGTTCCCGCACGTGACCTTCGACGAGCCGATCTCCTGCCACCACAACTACGTGGCCGAGGAGACGTACGGCGGGGTGGACGTGCTGGTGACCCGCAAGGGCGCCATCCGGGCCGGCAAGGACGACCTGGGCATCATCCCGGGGTCGATGGGCACCGGGTCGTACATCGTGCGTGGCAAGGGCAACCCGGACGCGTACTGCTCGGCCTCGCACGGCGCCGGGCGGCGGATGTCGCGCGGGCAGGCGAAGCGGACGTACAGCACCGCGGACCTGGCCGAGCAGACGGCCGGCGTGGAGTGCCGCAAGGACGCCGGGGTGGTGGACGAGATCCCCGGCGCGTACAAGGACATCACCCAGGTGATGGCGCAGCAGGAGGACCTGGTCGAGGTGGTGGCACACCTCAAGCAGGTGGTCTGCGTGAAGGGATGA
- a CDS encoding Gmad2 immunoglobulin-like domain-containing protein — translation MRCLITLLVAPLLLTAGCAPARTGTLGPAPAGPSPTPGATPTGTAPGTPAAVASSGARTPAAGTTGPTTGRTPGPDGTITVELWFTRDGRLVPARRTRPATLATSRLALTELAAGPSGAEAATGMATLLPPGTQVSHIAGGVATLVPPAGFDTGGAATARLRRAQVVWTLTQFPAVRRVAFTVDGAAPTGRDDYADLLPPIVVTAPAVGDRVTSPVTVTGTAEVFEATVSVRVLDAAGREIGTGFTLAACGSGCRGAYRMNVGYRRATTGPGTIEVYEVSPQDGSRVDVVAVPVVMAASG, via the coding sequence ATGCGATGCCTGATCACCCTGCTCGTGGCGCCGCTGCTGCTCACCGCCGGCTGCGCCCCGGCCCGGACCGGCACCCTCGGACCGGCCCCGGCCGGCCCCTCCCCCACCCCCGGCGCCACCCCGACGGGCACGGCACCCGGCACACCCGCCGCCGTCGCCTCGTCCGGTGCGCGTACCCCGGCCGCCGGCACGACCGGCCCGACCACCGGCAGGACGCCCGGCCCGGACGGGACGATCACCGTGGAGCTGTGGTTCACCCGCGACGGCCGGCTCGTGCCGGCCCGGCGTACCCGGCCCGCCACCCTGGCCACCTCCCGGCTGGCGCTCACCGAGCTTGCCGCCGGCCCGTCCGGGGCCGAGGCCGCCACCGGCATGGCCACCCTGCTCCCGCCCGGCACGCAGGTCAGCCACATCGCCGGCGGGGTCGCCACGCTGGTCCCGCCGGCCGGCTTCGACACCGGCGGCGCGGCGACCGCCCGGCTCCGCCGGGCCCAGGTGGTCTGGACGTTGACCCAGTTTCCCGCCGTACGCCGGGTGGCCTTCACCGTGGATGGCGCCGCACCGACCGGACGCGACGACTACGCCGACCTGCTGCCGCCGATCGTGGTGACCGCCCCGGCGGTCGGCGACCGGGTCACCAGCCCGGTCACCGTCACCGGGACCGCCGAGGTCTTCGAGGCGACCGTCAGCGTCCGGGTGCTGGACGCGGCGGGCCGGGAGATCGGCACCGGATTCACCCTCGCCGCCTGCGGCTCCGGCTGCCGCGGCGCCTACCGGATGAACGTCGGCTACCGGCGGGCCACCACCGGACCGGGCACCATCGAGGTGTACGAGGTGTCGCCCCAGGACGGCTCCCGGGTCGACGTCGTGGCAGTTCCCGTCGTCATGGCCGCCAGTGGCTAG
- a CDS encoding sensor histidine kinase → MVAGTITPGRLRRRLVIAFVLVAGVSAGALAGGSYLMLRQARYDGALQRAAADARYQLVLAAQFLPLADARRADLLASFEQNGRHVVLVAGDTRASNPRYAPTPGRALRASVAAGQLGFQRSAGNARPHLLMVGGRIPGSTAELYVVTVEDDLVDGLNQLRTALAVGWAAALLLAAGVGNTLARRTLEPVGRASRAARAVAEGLLDTRLPVRGRDEFSAWAASFNEMAEALETKIEALSRAQARERRFTADVAHELRTPVTALVAAASLLADQLDTLPADARRAAELLVADVVRLRRLVEELMEISRLDAGREVVSTQPVDVVALLHGIVDARGWADRVAVAGAAPPTATDPRRLERVLGNLVSNAIEHGDAEVRADVRHAGEWVIVEITDRGPGIPAEHLPHLFDRFYKVDPSRTGPGSGLGLAIALENTRLLGGRLTMQSEVGRGTRLRLELPAAGGDRCDA, encoded by the coding sequence ATGGTGGCGGGCACGATCACACCCGGACGCCTGCGGCGCCGGCTCGTCATCGCGTTCGTGCTCGTCGCCGGAGTCTCCGCCGGGGCACTCGCCGGCGGCTCGTACCTGATGCTCCGGCAGGCCCGCTACGACGGCGCGCTGCAACGCGCCGCGGCCGACGCCCGCTACCAGCTCGTACTCGCCGCACAGTTCCTGCCGCTGGCCGACGCCCGCCGGGCCGACCTGCTGGCCAGCTTCGAGCAGAACGGACGGCACGTGGTGCTGGTCGCCGGCGACACCCGGGCGTCCAACCCCCGGTACGCGCCGACGCCCGGCCGGGCCCTGCGGGCCAGCGTCGCCGCCGGGCAGCTCGGCTTCCAGCGCTCCGCCGGCAACGCCCGGCCGCACCTGCTGATGGTCGGCGGACGGATCCCGGGCTCCACCGCCGAGTTGTACGTGGTGACGGTCGAGGACGACCTCGTCGACGGCCTGAACCAGCTCCGCACGGCGCTGGCGGTGGGCTGGGCGGCCGCGCTGCTGCTCGCCGCCGGAGTGGGCAACACCCTGGCCCGGCGGACCCTGGAACCCGTGGGCCGGGCCAGCCGGGCGGCCCGCGCGGTCGCCGAGGGGCTGCTCGACACCCGGCTGCCGGTACGCGGCCGCGACGAGTTCAGCGCCTGGGCCGCCTCGTTCAACGAGATGGCCGAGGCGCTGGAAACGAAGATCGAGGCGCTGTCCCGCGCCCAGGCCCGGGAGCGGCGGTTCACCGCCGACGTGGCCCACGAGCTGCGTACCCCGGTCACCGCCCTGGTGGCGGCGGCGTCGCTGCTCGCCGACCAGCTCGACACGCTCCCCGCCGACGCCCGCCGCGCCGCCGAACTCCTCGTCGCCGACGTGGTCCGGCTGCGCCGGCTCGTCGAGGAGCTGATGGAGATCTCCCGCCTGGACGCCGGACGGGAGGTGGTGTCAACCCAGCCCGTCGACGTCGTCGCGCTGCTGCACGGCATCGTCGACGCGCGCGGCTGGGCCGACCGGGTGGCCGTGGCCGGGGCGGCGCCGCCGACCGCCACCGACCCCCGGCGTCTGGAACGGGTGCTGGGCAACCTGGTGTCCAACGCGATCGAGCACGGCGACGCCGAGGTGCGGGCCGACGTTCGGCACGCCGGCGAGTGGGTGATCGTCGAGATCACCGATCGGGGGCCCGGCATTCCCGCCGAACACCTGCCGCACCTGTTCGACCGCTTCTACAAGGTCGACCCGTCCCGCACCGGACCCGGTAGCGGACTCGGCCTGGCCATCGCGCTGGAGAACACCCGGCTGCTCGGCGGACGCCTGACGATGCAGAGCGAGGTCGGTCGGGGCACCCGGCTGCGCCTCGAACTACCGGCCGCCGGAGGTGACCGATGCGATGCCTGA
- a CDS encoding response regulator transcription factor — translation MEGRVLVVEDDASIREVTALGLRRAGFRVDTAVDGPAALAAWRARPVDLIVLDVMLPGLDGFEVCREIRRTSQVPILMLTARTDTIDVVVGLECGADDYLRKPFDVPELVARVRAVLRRAVAPVTDTTVTAGPLEIDPARFVARKAGRELTLTATEFRLLLELARRPGQVFTRELLLDRVWGHTYLGDSRLVDVAVQRLRAKVEDDPAAPTLIRTVRGAGYKLSTG, via the coding sequence ATGGAGGGCCGCGTGCTGGTCGTCGAGGACGATGCCTCCATTCGGGAGGTCACCGCCCTCGGTCTGCGACGGGCCGGGTTCCGGGTGGACACCGCCGTGGACGGCCCGGCCGCCCTCGCCGCGTGGCGGGCCCGGCCGGTCGACCTGATCGTGCTCGACGTGATGCTGCCCGGCCTCGACGGCTTCGAGGTGTGCCGGGAGATCCGCCGGACCAGCCAGGTGCCGATCCTGATGCTGACCGCCCGCACCGACACCATCGACGTGGTCGTCGGGCTGGAATGCGGGGCCGACGACTACCTGCGCAAGCCGTTCGACGTGCCGGAGCTGGTCGCCCGGGTCCGTGCCGTGCTACGCCGGGCGGTCGCCCCGGTCACCGACACCACCGTGACGGCCGGGCCGCTGGAGATCGACCCCGCCCGGTTCGTGGCCCGCAAGGCGGGCCGGGAGCTGACCCTGACCGCGACCGAGTTCCGGCTGCTGCTGGAGCTGGCCCGGCGCCCCGGGCAGGTGTTCACCCGGGAACTGCTGCTCGACCGGGTGTGGGGGCACACCTACCTCGGCGACTCCCGGTTGGTGGACGTGGCGGTGCAACGGCTGCGCGCCAAGGTGGAGGACGATCCCGCCGCCCCGACGCTGATCAGGACGGTGCGCGGGGCGGGCTACAAGCTGTCGACGGGGTGA
- a CDS encoding AMIN-like domain-containing (lipo)protein — MRLRRTLLALVLVLGGLLAGTGGATAATPYCGITWGSAAKSDGTLSSAPLVDVRTGQHDCWDRVVFEFAGPADGWSVGYGEAYTEGQGSALSPYTAGGALLRVSLRAPAYDAGQVATVPYRTGDHATNALGYRTLRDVVFGGSFEGYTTFAVGVRAQLPYRVFVLTGPGTHSRIVLDVAHQWQE, encoded by the coding sequence ATGAGACTGAGGAGAACACTGCTGGCGCTGGTCCTGGTGCTCGGCGGGCTGCTCGCCGGCACGGGCGGCGCCACGGCGGCCACCCCGTACTGCGGGATCACCTGGGGCAGCGCGGCGAAGTCGGACGGCACACTCAGCAGCGCGCCACTGGTCGACGTGCGCACCGGGCAGCACGACTGCTGGGACCGGGTGGTCTTCGAGTTCGCCGGCCCGGCGGACGGCTGGTCGGTCGGGTACGGCGAGGCGTACACCGAGGGGCAGGGATCGGCGCTGTCGCCGTACACCGCCGGTGGCGCGCTGCTGCGGGTCTCGCTGCGGGCGCCCGCGTACGACGCCGGTCAGGTCGCCACCGTGCCGTACCGCACCGGGGACCACGCGACGAACGCGCTGGGCTACCGGACGCTGCGGGACGTGGTCTTCGGTGGCAGCTTCGAGGGCTACACCACCTTCGCCGTGGGCGTACGCGCCCAACTGCCGTACCGGGTCTTCGTGCTCACCGGTCCGGGTACGCACAGCCGGATCGTCCTCGACGTGGCCCACCAGTGGCAGGAGTGA
- a CDS encoding MFS transporter, translating to MTTTTAPPATVRWPRPFRYVYAANLAESLGHQVGFLSVPVLAVSVLAATPGQVGLLAVLGTAAFLVIGLPAGVWVDRSSHRTVMITADLARAALYASIPLAWWADALTIGQLYVVVLLTGVGTVFGDVAAQSFLPELVGRDRLVAANSLLVTTNATVQIGGRGFGGLLVQWLGAPLALVLNAATHLLSALALTRVRPSGAAVPGRDRPAGGFGRQLAEGVRHVLGNPLLRPLVVSLAGINLTVNLMTTMLPVVFLRELGLGAGVLGLFLGAGGVGALLGAVTARPLAARIGHGRALWLPGLLVAPAGALVALVDTGGWLWLAGFGWLALAWRTGIGNVIGVSLRQQVTPDALLGRMNATFRFLLTGAIAVGAGLAGLLGQYASPRTSLWIGAIGAALAWLPVFRSPLRALTDPATLPAVDRAGGHPTLDQVAR from the coding sequence ATGACCACCACCACTGCCCCTCCGGCCACGGTCCGCTGGCCCCGCCCGTTCCGCTACGTCTACGCGGCCAACCTTGCGGAGAGCCTGGGCCACCAGGTCGGTTTCCTGTCCGTGCCGGTGCTGGCCGTTTCGGTGCTCGCCGCCACCCCCGGGCAGGTGGGCCTGCTCGCGGTGCTCGGCACCGCCGCGTTCCTGGTGATCGGGCTGCCCGCCGGGGTGTGGGTCGACCGGTCGTCCCACCGCACCGTGATGATCACCGCCGACCTGGCCCGCGCCGCCCTGTACGCCTCGATCCCGCTGGCCTGGTGGGCCGACGCGCTGACCATCGGCCAGCTGTACGTGGTGGTGTTACTCACCGGCGTGGGCACGGTCTTCGGCGACGTGGCCGCGCAGAGCTTCCTGCCGGAGCTGGTCGGCCGGGACCGGCTGGTGGCGGCGAACTCACTGCTGGTGACCACCAACGCCACCGTGCAGATCGGTGGCCGGGGTTTCGGCGGGTTGCTCGTGCAGTGGCTCGGCGCACCGCTCGCGTTGGTCCTGAACGCGGCCACCCACCTGCTCTCCGCGCTCGCCCTCACCCGGGTACGCCCCAGCGGCGCGGCTGTGCCCGGCCGCGACCGGCCGGCGGGCGGCTTCGGCCGGCAACTCGCCGAAGGGGTACGGCACGTGCTGGGCAACCCGCTGCTGCGCCCGCTGGTCGTGTCGCTGGCCGGCATCAACCTCACGGTCAACCTGATGACCACCATGCTGCCGGTGGTCTTCCTGCGTGAACTCGGGCTCGGGGCCGGCGTACTCGGGCTCTTCCTCGGCGCCGGTGGGGTCGGAGCCCTGCTGGGCGCGGTGACCGCGCGTCCGTTGGCCGCCCGGATCGGACACGGCCGGGCCCTGTGGTTGCCCGGCCTGCTGGTGGCGCCGGCCGGCGCGCTGGTCGCGCTGGTCGACACGGGAGGGTGGCTGTGGCTGGCCGGGTTCGGCTGGCTGGCGCTGGCCTGGCGGACCGGAATCGGCAACGTGATCGGCGTCAGCCTGCGGCAGCAGGTCACCCCGGACGCGCTGCTCGGCCGGATGAACGCCACCTTCCGGTTCCTGCTCACCGGTGCGATCGCGGTGGGTGCCGGGCTGGCCGGCCTGCTCGGCCAGTACGCGAGCCCGCGTACCTCCCTCTGGATCGGCGCGATCGGTGCCGCGCTGGCCTGGCTGCCGGTGTTCCGTTCGCCGCTGCGGGCACTGACCGACCCGGCCACACTGCCGGCCGTCGACCGCGCCGGTGGCCACCCGACCCTCGATCAGGTCGCTCGGTAG
- a CDS encoding DUF5937 family protein: MQVLSATLGVGDLANIRFAVSPLWEAVASVRVVKHPDWFPEHLPWHRQVQPRLSAVDWRLLADLVPVPTVVIPGFVCSPPPAAQPTIECELAALAATPPEVVRAGLDELPGPRSPRLAALYADPPAGLARLADTIAAYVDAAIAPYWPRMRTLLEREVLVGAQFMAADGVRGLLNRIDRYVSWDDGTLHVDHLTRAGAVDLDGRGLLLVPSVFGGSRVWSNLSERATQPVLRYPARGVGTLWERGTAPASEALARVLGRTRATLLHELAVPSATTELARRCGLAAGTVSHHLTALRDAGLVGTHRAGRFLLYARTSSAEALIAGAAPTGETGQAE; the protein is encoded by the coding sequence GTGCAGGTGCTGAGCGCCACGCTGGGGGTAGGGGACCTGGCCAACATCCGGTTCGCGGTGTCGCCACTGTGGGAGGCGGTCGCCAGCGTCCGGGTGGTCAAGCACCCCGATTGGTTTCCCGAGCACCTGCCCTGGCATCGGCAGGTGCAGCCGCGGCTGTCAGCAGTGGACTGGCGGCTCCTCGCCGACCTCGTGCCGGTGCCGACCGTGGTGATCCCGGGATTCGTCTGTTCGCCCCCGCCGGCCGCGCAGCCCACCATCGAGTGCGAACTGGCCGCGCTCGCCGCCACCCCGCCGGAGGTGGTCCGGGCCGGGCTGGACGAGTTGCCCGGGCCGCGCTCGCCCCGCCTCGCGGCGCTCTACGCCGACCCACCCGCCGGACTGGCCCGCCTCGCGGACACGATCGCCGCGTACGTCGACGCCGCGATCGCCCCGTACTGGCCGCGGATGCGGACCCTGCTGGAACGGGAGGTGCTCGTGGGGGCCCAGTTCATGGCCGCCGACGGTGTGCGCGGCCTGCTCAACCGGATCGACCGGTACGTCTCCTGGGACGACGGGACGTTGCACGTCGATCACCTGACCCGGGCGGGCGCGGTCGACCTGGACGGGCGGGGGCTGCTGCTGGTGCCGTCGGTCTTCGGTGGCTCACGGGTCTGGTCCAACCTGTCCGAGCGGGCCACGCAACCCGTGCTGCGCTACCCGGCCCGGGGGGTCGGGACGCTCTGGGAGCGCGGCACCGCCCCGGCCAGCGAGGCGCTCGCCCGCGTGCTGGGGCGTACCCGGGCCACCCTGCTGCACGAGCTGGCCGTGCCGTCCGCCACCACCGAGCTGGCCCGCCGGTGTGGCCTGGCCGCCGGAACCGTCTCGCATCACCTCACCGCGCTGCGCGACGCCGGCCTGGTCGGCACCCACCGGGCCGGGCGGTTCCTGCTGTACGCCCGGACCAGCTCCGCCGAGGCGCTGATCGCCGGTGCCGCGCCGACCGGCGAGACCGGCCAGGCAGAATGA
- a CDS encoding NUDIX domain-containing protein — translation MPPRTPSVSCVFVCHDGAGRLLLARRGAGARDEPGTWDTGAGALEFGETFEAAVTRELREEYLTAPLEISLLGVRNVLREDPASHWVAVVFAVRVDPATVAIGEPHKFDQIGWYTRDALPAPLHSQLAPTLAMLPDALDRLP, via the coding sequence GTGCCGCCACGTACCCCCTCGGTGTCCTGTGTCTTCGTCTGCCACGACGGTGCCGGCCGGCTGCTGCTGGCCCGGCGCGGCGCCGGTGCCCGCGACGAACCGGGCACCTGGGACACCGGCGCGGGCGCGCTGGAGTTCGGCGAGACGTTCGAGGCCGCGGTGACCCGCGAGCTGCGCGAGGAGTACCTCACCGCGCCGCTGGAGATCAGCCTGCTCGGCGTACGCAACGTGCTGCGCGAGGACCCGGCGTCGCACTGGGTGGCGGTGGTTTTCGCCGTCCGGGTCGACCCGGCGACCGTGGCCATCGGCGAGCCGCACAAGTTCGACCAGATCGGCTGGTACACCCGCGACGCGCTGCCCGCGCCGCTGCACTCGCAGCTCGCGCCCACCCTGGCCATGTTGCCGGACGCCCTGGACCGGCTACCGTGA
- a CDS encoding TraR/DksA family transcriptional regulator produces the protein MTDTLRSRTAALRDILERQFQTHTGQLIELTAYSREPGHGGHDPDTLRALMETARQGIADSAGALRRMSEGTYGCCESCGGEIPVARLEIRPSARYCVPCQERQHR, from the coding sequence ATGACCGACACTCTCCGCAGCCGCACCGCCGCCCTGCGCGACATCCTCGAACGGCAGTTCCAGACGCACACCGGTCAGCTCATCGAGCTCACCGCGTACAGCCGGGAGCCCGGCCACGGCGGCCACGACCCCGACACGTTGCGGGCCCTCATGGAGACCGCCCGCCAGGGCATCGCGGACAGCGCCGGCGCGCTACGACGCATGTCCGAGGGCACCTACGGGTGCTGCGAGAGCTGCGGCGGCGAGATCCCGGTCGCCCGGCTGGAGATCCGACCGTCGGCCCGATACTGCGTCCCGTGTCAGGAACGGCAGCATCGCTGA
- a CDS encoding rod shape-determining protein, whose translation MPVAQAPAGRPLDTAGTVSARTGANYPATFRPSPVAVDLGSGQLRIRLGGHEPLTTVMTDRSARRHPLVRRGRVVDGRGCATALSQLLRQHRVGVPARSLVVACRPLLATAADQELTRRVLDAVFAPARLLFIDTVRAAAIGAGAGAGTLLVADVGAQLTEVAVLRDSQVVAGRRANLGTGDLADGATVGVLADRLARLVRDLTHGPKAVPAAATALARGLVLVGDGATRPDLRERLAATTGAPVHRAAGPRTAALTGASLAAAAAARHPAAGD comes from the coding sequence ATGCCCGTCGCCCAGGCCCCCGCCGGTCGCCCCTTGGACACCGCTGGCACCGTCTCCGCACGCACCGGCGCCAACTACCCGGCCACCTTCCGGCCCAGCCCGGTCGCCGTCGACCTCGGCAGCGGTCAGTTGCGGATCCGGCTGGGTGGCCACGAACCGCTCACCACCGTGATGACGGACCGGTCGGCCCGGCGGCACCCGCTGGTACGGCGGGGCCGGGTGGTCGACGGCCGCGGCTGCGCCACGGCACTGTCCCAGCTACTGCGACAGCACCGGGTCGGCGTGCCGGCCCGGTCCCTGGTCGTGGCGTGCCGTCCGCTGCTGGCCACGGCGGCCGACCAGGAGCTCACCCGGCGGGTCCTCGACGCCGTGTTCGCGCCCGCGCGACTGCTGTTCATCGACACCGTGCGCGCCGCCGCCATCGGTGCCGGGGCCGGCGCCGGCACCCTGCTCGTCGCCGATGTCGGCGCCCAACTCACCGAGGTGGCCGTCCTGCGGGACAGTCAGGTCGTCGCCGGCCGGCGGGCGAACCTCGGCACCGGTGACCTCGCCGACGGGGCCACCGTCGGCGTGCTCGCCGATCGGCTCGCCCGCCTGGTGCGGGACCTGACCCACGGGCCCAAGGCGGTGCCGGCGGCCGCCACCGCCCTGGCCCGCGGGCTGGTGCTGGTCGGGGACGGGGCCACTCGACCTGACCTGAGAGAGCGCCTTGCCGCGACGACGGGCGCCCCGGTGCACCGTGCCGCGGGCCCCCGCACCGCCGCCCTGACCGGTGCGAGCCTGGCTGCCGCGGCCGCCGCCCGCCACCCGGCCGCCGGCGACTGA
- a CDS encoding potassium transporter TrkA, translating into MKIEHTPLPGIGMRHTFTTAQGRRVGVVEYRGLDRRDVIYDDADDPDKTCGLRLTRSEAVTLAGLLGLLDVVTGEQRS; encoded by the coding sequence ATGAAGATCGAACACACCCCACTGCCCGGTATCGGGATGCGACACACCTTCACCACCGCGCAGGGCCGCCGGGTCGGGGTGGTCGAATACCGCGGACTGGACCGCCGGGACGTCATCTACGACGACGCGGACGACCCGGACAAGACCTGCGGCCTCCGCCTCACCCGCTCCGAGGCGGTCACGCTGGCCGGCCTGCTGGGCCTGCTCGACGTGGTCACCGGCGAGCAGCGGAGCTGA
- a CDS encoding PucR family transcriptional regulator, producing MTGGGRRTGRGHLAGSERDACLAAIARAASADAGGVPVDLLGDYLWLLAEAAVTGRRPRRAELDAVGVLGRRAAEQGVSAGRAVRLYLSAARRLWQQLPQLTSSTDSEVVRASAEAVLHVVDSAVATLADGYAQARRELVRREETLRRELVDDLLRGDSDLGGLVERAEPFGLDLARVHQVALAAPRRRLPDTDAAISALEGVIFDRLGDRDVLVATKEGLLVVIAPADTVTSERGVRGREASGDLGRLMHAELDRLPRGGPWQVAVGRPHPGLYGIARSYEEAREALTTAQRLNADAPVIDARDLLVYRVLLRDQPAIVDLVQAALSPLRHARGGAQPLLDTLDAYFAAGGVATDAARRLHVSVRTVTYRLDRIRALSGYDPNDPRDRFTLQTAVYGARALDWPRQPLPGPAS from the coding sequence ATGACCGGTGGTGGCCGGCGGACCGGCCGGGGCCATTTGGCCGGGTCGGAGCGGGACGCGTGCCTGGCGGCGATCGCCCGTGCCGCCAGCGCCGACGCCGGTGGGGTGCCGGTGGATCTGCTCGGTGACTACCTGTGGCTGCTCGCCGAGGCGGCGGTCACCGGGCGCCGACCCCGGCGCGCCGAACTCGACGCCGTGGGCGTACTGGGGCGGCGCGCCGCCGAGCAGGGCGTCTCGGCGGGGCGGGCGGTGCGGCTGTACCTGTCGGCGGCCAGGCGGCTGTGGCAGCAGCTACCCCAGTTGACCAGCTCCACCGACAGCGAGGTGGTGCGCGCCTCGGCCGAGGCGGTGCTGCACGTCGTCGACAGCGCGGTGGCCACCCTCGCCGACGGCTACGCGCAGGCCCGCCGGGAGCTGGTGCGGCGGGAGGAGACGCTGCGCCGGGAACTCGTCGACGACCTGCTGCGCGGCGACTCCGACCTGGGTGGCCTGGTGGAACGCGCCGAGCCGTTCGGCCTGGACCTGGCCCGGGTGCACCAGGTGGCGCTGGCCGCACCGCGCCGGCGTCTCCCGGACACTGACGCGGCGATCAGCGCGTTGGAAGGCGTCATCTTCGACCGGCTCGGTGACCGCGACGTGCTGGTGGCGACGAAGGAGGGGCTGCTCGTGGTGATCGCGCCCGCCGACACGGTCACGTCCGAACGGGGCGTACGCGGGCGCGAGGCCTCCGGCGACCTCGGGCGACTGATGCACGCCGAGCTGGACCGCCTGCCGCGAGGCGGCCCGTGGCAGGTGGCGGTCGGCCGCCCGCACCCCGGCCTGTACGGCATCGCCCGTTCCTATGAGGAGGCCCGCGAGGCGTTGACGACGGCGCAGCGGCTCAACGCCGACGCGCCCGTCATCGACGCCCGCGACCTGCTCGTCTATCGAGTCCTGTTACGGGACCAGCCCGCCATCGTGGATCTCGTCCAGGCGGCGCTCAGCCCGCTGCGTCACGCCCGTGGCGGGGCCCAGCCGTTGCTGGACACCCTGGACGCGTACTTCGCCGCCGGCGGGGTCGCCACCGACGCCGCCCGCCGGTTGCACGTGTCCGTCCGCACGGTCACCTACCGGCTGGACCGGATCAGGGCGCTCAGCGGATACGACCCGAACGACCCGCGTGACCGGTTCACGCTACAGACCGCGGTGTACGGCGCGAGGGCGTTGGACTGGCCGCGCCAGCCGCTGCCCGGCCCCGCGTCCTAG